One Terriglobales bacterium genomic window carries:
- a CDS encoding VOC family protein, with amino-acid sequence MSVKLHTSLSRGKAWSAKEASRRKHAGCPNTGIHHVGLRATNPAAAEFYRDVLGMEIVGGSAPDHSLGATAFLSSRPDEESHEIALFANPVFAHIAFKVFLLAEFRSIHARFVKKNIPIKFVFNHRVSFAFYFDDPDGNTIEVYWPTEDLSCTQPLCRTPRSLAAGRGAA; translated from the coding sequence ATGTCTGTTAAATTGCATACCAGCTTGAGCCGTGGTAAAGCATGGTCCGCCAAGGAGGCCTCTAGGAGAAAGCACGCTGGCTGCCCGAACACCGGTATCCACCACGTTGGATTACGCGCTACAAACCCGGCGGCGGCGGAATTCTACAGGGACGTTCTTGGCATGGAGATCGTCGGCGGGAGCGCGCCCGATCATTCGCTCGGAGCGACCGCCTTCCTGAGCAGCCGTCCCGATGAGGAATCGCACGAAATAGCCTTGTTCGCCAACCCCGTTTTTGCGCACATCGCCTTCAAGGTCTTTTTACTCGCCGAGTTCCGGTCCATCCACGCGCGCTTTGTGAAGAAGAATATTCCGATCAAGTTCGTCTTTAACCACCGCGTGTCCTTCGCCTTCTATTTCGACGATCCTGACGGCAACACGATCGAAGTCTACTGGCCCACAGAGGATCTGAGCTGCACGCAGCCCTTATGCCGAACCCCTCGATCTCTCGCAGCCGGACGAGGCGCTGCTTGA